The window CGGGTCTGTTACAGACCGGGATGTTGTGGAAGAGTGCATGCAGGGCGTGGACATTGTTCAGCACCTTGCTGCAGCCTTTCGGGAACTGGATGTACCCAACAGCTATTACGATGAGGTGAACGTGGGGGGCACTAAGATCGTTCTTGATGCCGCACTGAACCATAAGGTAAAGAAGTTTGTCTACTGCTCTACCTGTGGTGTGCATGGCAATGTAGATAATCCTCCCGCAGCCGAAGAGGCACCTATCCAGCCAGGTGATTACTATCAGCAGACCAAGTATGATGCTGAACCCGTCGTTAACGATTACTGTAAACATGGGATGGATACCATCATCATCCGGCCAGCAGCTATCTACGGTCCTGGAGATCCAGAGCGTTTTCAGATGATCTTTAAACGGGTTAACAAGGGAACTTTCCCCATGTTTGGCTCGGGGAAGACCTTGTATCATCCGCTGTACATAGATAATCTGGTCGATGCCTTGATGCTGGCTATGGAGCCAGGCAAGGGGGTAGGAGAGGCCTACCTTATTGCTGATGAGGAATATGTCACCATTGAGACCCTGGTCCGCAAGACCGGCACAGCACTCGGCGTGGAGGTTGAGATACCCCATTATCCCATTATGCCCCTGGTCATTGCTGGTCATGTCTGTGAAAAGGTCTGCAAGCCCTTTAAGATCACCCCGCCCATCTTCCCTCGTCGGGTGGATTGGTTTCGCCAGAACCGTGCCTTTGATATCAGCAAGGCTAAGCGGGACTTGGGTTATGCTCCTAAGGTGGACCTGGATGAGGGCCTGAAACGGACCGGTGAGTGGTACCGGGCCGAGGGGTATATTTAGGTCTCTATACGGTTGCCCCCTCATGGCTGTCTCTCCTGCGAGTTTTGCGCCGGAGCGGCAGCCTACCTATCTCTTTTTTTCGCCGAGTACGACGCAGAGTGTCGTTGATGTTCCTGTTCTGGAAACCTTGTGCTTGACAAGGCTTCCCCTCTATTCTACGCTGGTTTTTCGTTATTTTTTATAATCAGGCAGGACAGTACCCATTTTTTAGGAGTGGTCAGGCAGAAACATGAACATTGCAGGGGGCGAGGATATAGTTCCATATATTGCACATCCATTATTTTTGGTCGGCCTAGGGTTAGTGTTGGCTTATGGGGTGTATTCGCGGCGAATGAGGTCCCGTTTTTTGTCTCGTTCGCGCAGGAAGAATCGTAACTTGATCGTTCGGCCTTTTTTTTATCGTGGCTTTTGGTTGGCCCTCCTTCTCTTGCTGGGAGCCTTGACGTCTCAGGTTTCTAAGGTAGTCATGTCCACACAGCAGGGGGTTGTGAAAGAAGGGAACATTCGGTCTGTTAATGCGGGGGCGATAGCGGCTCAGCTCTATGAGCAATTGTATAAGGAAGGGCATCAGCTTGACGTAAAAAATGAACAAGTTAAGTCCTTGACTGAAGCTGTTACAGCTTTATCCAATCTTTCTAAGGCGGATGCTTCTATTGAGGGTATTAATAATGCCTTAGCTTCTCTAGAGCGAGGAAAAACCAAACAGGCCAGGTCCCTTTTTGCCGGATTGCTGAAGCGCCGGATACCGAAAGATCAACGAGGGAATAAGGATGCTGCTGCTCTTGCGCGGCATTTGGGGGCATTAGCTTTTCTGAATGATACTCAGGC is drawn from Candidatus Electrothrix aestuarii and contains these coding sequences:
- a CDS encoding NAD-dependent epimerase/dehydratase family protein, producing the protein MKVLVTGGTGFTGKALVKRLIDDGYEVVSLDYQEGLKTDEIRSWGAKVIIGSVTDRDVVEECMQGVDIVQHLAAAFRELDVPNSYYDEVNVGGTKIVLDAALNHKVKKFVYCSTCGVHGNVDNPPAAEEAPIQPGDYYQQTKYDAEPVVNDYCKHGMDTIIIRPAAIYGPGDPERFQMIFKRVNKGTFPMFGSGKTLYHPLYIDNLVDALMLAMEPGKGVGEAYLIADEEYVTIETLVRKTGTALGVEVEIPHYPIMPLVIAGHVCEKVCKPFKITPPIFPRRVDWFRQNRAFDISKAKRDLGYAPKVDLDEGLKRTGEWYRAEGYI